From the genome of Ictalurus furcatus strain D&B chromosome 4, Billie_1.0, whole genome shotgun sequence, one region includes:
- the depdc7a gene encoding DEP domain-containing protein 7 isoform X1 has protein sequence MHLQMAGKPFRATFIWSSIINNLQAQVEVKRRRHNLKSYPNCFLGSEAVDVVLAHIIQNKFCRDDEVPRFKAVRLCQALMDSRVFEAVDTKVFGKEKRHAKFEDSSCSLYRFLNASASKDTIEHTYESTSINRTAPPKSEEEQEYSNTSPVKTDKSLEDVLGNLNSNTNITPQLINLGLSQELVDEVWQQQATLRLLQLIELPLLESLLEGKESPRPPLHGMDSDPDLLYTSNYVDREILKAFSEAHADAWLSAAVDCLEFLPDELVVEVSRGLAKCPEETAQYKRLLYSILIQHYGQTEYPPLFSNHIFDIHSGISELLVNGKQEQALEALQLCLKLQDSRSREELRRLLRFMAFAAQPNDLKLHKEIENRMAVKRAFSSAIVYSARLAKGKVDLLVLFMIDNHLDLFKIPVSLHKLVSDKLASIIRGKDPDAVTGPSYCRRLTRTTYMQTVEKTTKEELVTLLRTIHENPKLSVKEKRRLLGQFYRGHPEIFVQYFGNQISSAYL, from the exons ATGCACCTCCAG ATGGCCGGGAAGCCGTTCCGCGCCACCTTTATCTGGAGCAGCATCATTAACAACCTGCAGGCGCAGGTGGAGGTCAAGAGACGACGCCACAACCTGAAGTCCTACCCCAACTGCTTTCTGGGCTCCGAGGCTGTCGATGTGGTGTTGGCTCACATCATCCAGAACAAGTTCTGCCGCGATGATGAGGTGCCACGTTTCAAAGCAGTGCGTCTCTGTCAGGCGCTCATGGACTCGCGGGTGTTCGAAGCAGTGGACACCAAGGTGTTCGGGAAAGAGAAGAGGCACGCCAAGTTTGAGGACAGCAGCTGCAGTTTATACAGGTTCCTGAATGCGAGTGCTAGCAAGGATACGATTGAACACACGTATGAATCGACCTCCATCAACAGGACTGCGCCACCAAAAAG TGAAGAGGAACAGGAGTATTCAAACACCTCGCCAGTCAAAACAGATAAATCTCTGGAGGACGTTTTAGGGAACCTgaactcaaacacaaacatcacacCCCAGCTGATAAATCTGGGTCTGTCACAGGAGT TGGTGGATGAGGTTTGGCAGCAACAGGCAACACTGAGATTACTGCAGCTGATCGAGTTGCCTTTACTGGAGAGTCTTCTAGAAGGAAAGGAGAGTCCCCGTCCCCCTCTGCACGGTATGGACAGCGACCCAGATCTTCTCTACACCAGCAACTATGTGGACCGAGAAATCCTCAAAGCCTTCAGTGAAGCTCA TGCCGATGCCTGGCTCTCAGCAGCTGTCGACTGTCTGGAGTTTCTTCCTGACGAGTTGGTAGTCGAGGTGAGCCGAGGGCTCGCCAAGTGTCCAGAGGAGACAGCTCAATATAAACGTCTCCTCTATAGCATTCTGATCCAACATTATGGCCAGACGGAATACCCTCCACTGTTTAGCAACCACATCTTCGACATACACAGCGGCATCTCTGAGCTATTAG ttaATGGGAAGCAGGAGCAGGCTCTGGAGGCCCTGCAGCTCTGTCTAAAGCTCCAGGACTCCCGAAGCAGAGAGGAGCTCCGCAGACTCCTCCGTTTCATGGCTTTCGCCGCACAGCCAAATGACCTCAAACTGCACAAAGAG ATAGAGAACAGAATGGCGGTGAAGAGAGCGTTTTCCAGTGCTATCGTGTACAGCGCCAGACTCGCCAAGGGAAAGGTGGATCTTCTGGTACTTTTCATGATAGACAATCACTTGGATCTTTTCAAG ATTCCTGTATCGTTACACAAGCTTGTTAGTGATAAACTAGCCAGCATCATCAGGGGCAAAGATCCTGATGCCGTTACAG GTCCATCTTACTGTAGACGTCTTACGAGGACCACTTACATGCAGACAGTAGAGAAAACCACTAAAGAGGAGCTTGTGACTTTACTCCGAACTATTCATGAGAACCCCAAGCTTTCTGTAAAAGAAAAGCGGCGACTGCTCGGACAGTTCTACAGAGGACATCCTGAGATATTCGTGCAGTATTTTGGCAACCAGATATCCAGTGCTTACCTGTAA
- the depdc7a gene encoding DEP domain-containing protein 7 isoform X2, with translation MAGKPFRATFIWSSIINNLQAQVEVKRRRHNLKSYPNCFLGSEAVDVVLAHIIQNKFCRDDEVPRFKAVRLCQALMDSRVFEAVDTKVFGKEKRHAKFEDSSCSLYRFLNASASKDTIEHTYESTSINRTAPPKSEEEQEYSNTSPVKTDKSLEDVLGNLNSNTNITPQLINLGLSQELVDEVWQQQATLRLLQLIELPLLESLLEGKESPRPPLHGMDSDPDLLYTSNYVDREILKAFSEAHADAWLSAAVDCLEFLPDELVVEVSRGLAKCPEETAQYKRLLYSILIQHYGQTEYPPLFSNHIFDIHSGISELLVNGKQEQALEALQLCLKLQDSRSREELRRLLRFMAFAAQPNDLKLHKEIENRMAVKRAFSSAIVYSARLAKGKVDLLVLFMIDNHLDLFKIPVSLHKLVSDKLASIIRGKDPDAVTGPSYCRRLTRTTYMQTVEKTTKEELVTLLRTIHENPKLSVKEKRRLLGQFYRGHPEIFVQYFGNQISSAYL, from the exons ATGGCCGGGAAGCCGTTCCGCGCCACCTTTATCTGGAGCAGCATCATTAACAACCTGCAGGCGCAGGTGGAGGTCAAGAGACGACGCCACAACCTGAAGTCCTACCCCAACTGCTTTCTGGGCTCCGAGGCTGTCGATGTGGTGTTGGCTCACATCATCCAGAACAAGTTCTGCCGCGATGATGAGGTGCCACGTTTCAAAGCAGTGCGTCTCTGTCAGGCGCTCATGGACTCGCGGGTGTTCGAAGCAGTGGACACCAAGGTGTTCGGGAAAGAGAAGAGGCACGCCAAGTTTGAGGACAGCAGCTGCAGTTTATACAGGTTCCTGAATGCGAGTGCTAGCAAGGATACGATTGAACACACGTATGAATCGACCTCCATCAACAGGACTGCGCCACCAAAAAG TGAAGAGGAACAGGAGTATTCAAACACCTCGCCAGTCAAAACAGATAAATCTCTGGAGGACGTTTTAGGGAACCTgaactcaaacacaaacatcacacCCCAGCTGATAAATCTGGGTCTGTCACAGGAGT TGGTGGATGAGGTTTGGCAGCAACAGGCAACACTGAGATTACTGCAGCTGATCGAGTTGCCTTTACTGGAGAGTCTTCTAGAAGGAAAGGAGAGTCCCCGTCCCCCTCTGCACGGTATGGACAGCGACCCAGATCTTCTCTACACCAGCAACTATGTGGACCGAGAAATCCTCAAAGCCTTCAGTGAAGCTCA TGCCGATGCCTGGCTCTCAGCAGCTGTCGACTGTCTGGAGTTTCTTCCTGACGAGTTGGTAGTCGAGGTGAGCCGAGGGCTCGCCAAGTGTCCAGAGGAGACAGCTCAATATAAACGTCTCCTCTATAGCATTCTGATCCAACATTATGGCCAGACGGAATACCCTCCACTGTTTAGCAACCACATCTTCGACATACACAGCGGCATCTCTGAGCTATTAG ttaATGGGAAGCAGGAGCAGGCTCTGGAGGCCCTGCAGCTCTGTCTAAAGCTCCAGGACTCCCGAAGCAGAGAGGAGCTCCGCAGACTCCTCCGTTTCATGGCTTTCGCCGCACAGCCAAATGACCTCAAACTGCACAAAGAG ATAGAGAACAGAATGGCGGTGAAGAGAGCGTTTTCCAGTGCTATCGTGTACAGCGCCAGACTCGCCAAGGGAAAGGTGGATCTTCTGGTACTTTTCATGATAGACAATCACTTGGATCTTTTCAAG ATTCCTGTATCGTTACACAAGCTTGTTAGTGATAAACTAGCCAGCATCATCAGGGGCAAAGATCCTGATGCCGTTACAG GTCCATCTTACTGTAGACGTCTTACGAGGACCACTTACATGCAGACAGTAGAGAAAACCACTAAAGAGGAGCTTGTGACTTTACTCCGAACTATTCATGAGAACCCCAAGCTTTCTGTAAAAGAAAAGCGGCGACTGCTCGGACAGTTCTACAGAGGACATCCTGAGATATTCGTGCAGTATTTTGGCAACCAGATATCCAGTGCTTACCTGTAA